From a region of the Epinephelus fuscoguttatus linkage group LG21, E.fuscoguttatus.final_Chr_v1 genome:
- the snx16 gene encoding sorting nexin-16 isoform X3 yields MASPFVPVPVPLDRAGGSSKLRRPQRASSLGSVSTSSAGEDHGRGCGGLGSQRQSRCVDRGSRSRTPPPLQSPVVRARVNGTLDTSVEYSSCPRSISDPAGSQQGEERPITPTVLGYEVMEERAKFTVFKVLVKKTPDESWVVFRRYTDFSRLNDKLKEMFPGFRLSLPPKRWFKDNYDSDFLEDRQLGLQAFMQNLVAHKDIANCLAVREFLCLDDPPGPFDSLEESRAFCETLEESNYRLQKELLEKQKEIASLKRRLEEREQAILLLEKHINGECLSPESLCGLSAQGSESSADADVESSAAEADQDVPDDTGAAPI; encoded by the exons ATGGCATCACCATTTGTGCCTGTTCCCGTGCCCTTGGACAGAGCAGGGGGTAGCAGCAAGCTGAGACGGCCACAGCGAGCTTCATCACTAGGAAGCGTCTCCACCTCCTCAGCTGGGGAGGACCATGGAAGAGGATGTGGAGGATTAGGCTCCCAGCGCCAATCTCGCTGCGTGGACAGAGGCAGCCGGAGCAGGACACCACCACCCCTCCAGAGCCCTGTGGTACGGGCCAGGGTGAACGGGACTCTGGACACCTCTGTGGAGTACTCCAGCTGTCCCCGCTCCATATCGGATCCTGCTGGGAGCCagcaaggagaggagaggcctATTACCCCGACTGTGCTCGGGTATGAGGTCATGGAGGAGAGGGCTAAGTTCACG GTATTTAAAGTCCTGGTCAAGAAGACTCCAGATGAGAGCTGGGTTGTTTTTAGAAGGTACACAGACTTCTCCAGACTCAATGACAAG cTGAAGGAGATGTTCCCAGGCTTCCGGCTCTCGCTGCCTCCCAAGCGGTGGTTCAAAGACAACTATGACAGTGACTTCCTGGAAGACAGACAGTTGGGACTGCAGGCCTTTATGCAAAACTTGGTTGCACACAAGGACATTGCCAACTG CCTGGCAGTGAGAGAGTTTCTGTGTCTGGATGACCCACCTGGGCCTTTTGATAGTCTGGAGGAGAGCAGA GCATTCTGTGAGACTCTGGAGGAGAGCAACTATCGTCTCCAGAAGGAGCTGCTAGAGAAGCAGAAGGAGATTGCCTCTCTGAAGAGGAGACTGGAGGAGAGGGAGCAAGCCATCCTGCTACTGGAGAAACATATCAA tGGCGAGTGTCTGAGCCCAGAGTCTCTGTGCGGTCTGTCAGCTCAGGGCAGTGAGAGCAGTGCAGATGCAGATGTGGAGTCGTCTGCTGCAGAGGCTGATCAAGATGTGCCTGACGACACTGg TGCTGCTCCAATCTGA
- the snx16 gene encoding sorting nexin-16 isoform X2 produces MASPFVPVPVPLDRAGGSSKLRRPQRASSLGSVSTSSAGEDHGRGCGGLGSQRQSRCVDRGSRSRTPPPLQSPVVRARVNGTLDTSVEYSSCPRSISDPAGSQQGEERPITPTVLGYEVMEERAKFTVFKVLVKKTPDESWVVFRRYTDFSRLNDKLKEMFPGFRLSLPPKRWFKDNYDSDFLEDRQLGLQAFMQNLVAHKDIANCLAVREFLCLDDPPGPFDSLEESRAFCETLEESNYRLQKELLEKQKEIASLKRRLEEREQAILLLEKHINGECLSPESLCGLSAQGSESSADADVESSAAEADQDVPDDTGSAAPI; encoded by the exons ATGGCATCACCATTTGTGCCTGTTCCCGTGCCCTTGGACAGAGCAGGGGGTAGCAGCAAGCTGAGACGGCCACAGCGAGCTTCATCACTAGGAAGCGTCTCCACCTCCTCAGCTGGGGAGGACCATGGAAGAGGATGTGGAGGATTAGGCTCCCAGCGCCAATCTCGCTGCGTGGACAGAGGCAGCCGGAGCAGGACACCACCACCCCTCCAGAGCCCTGTGGTACGGGCCAGGGTGAACGGGACTCTGGACACCTCTGTGGAGTACTCCAGCTGTCCCCGCTCCATATCGGATCCTGCTGGGAGCCagcaaggagaggagaggcctATTACCCCGACTGTGCTCGGGTATGAGGTCATGGAGGAGAGGGCTAAGTTCACG GTATTTAAAGTCCTGGTCAAGAAGACTCCAGATGAGAGCTGGGTTGTTTTTAGAAGGTACACAGACTTCTCCAGACTCAATGACAAG cTGAAGGAGATGTTCCCAGGCTTCCGGCTCTCGCTGCCTCCCAAGCGGTGGTTCAAAGACAACTATGACAGTGACTTCCTGGAAGACAGACAGTTGGGACTGCAGGCCTTTATGCAAAACTTGGTTGCACACAAGGACATTGCCAACTG CCTGGCAGTGAGAGAGTTTCTGTGTCTGGATGACCCACCTGGGCCTTTTGATAGTCTGGAGGAGAGCAGA GCATTCTGTGAGACTCTGGAGGAGAGCAACTATCGTCTCCAGAAGGAGCTGCTAGAGAAGCAGAAGGAGATTGCCTCTCTGAAGAGGAGACTGGAGGAGAGGGAGCAAGCCATCCTGCTACTGGAGAAACATATCAA tGGCGAGTGTCTGAGCCCAGAGTCTCTGTGCGGTCTGTCAGCTCAGGGCAGTGAGAGCAGTGCAGATGCAGATGTGGAGTCGTCTGCTGCAGAGGCTGATCAAGATGTGCCTGACGACACTGg CAGTGCTGCTCCAATCTGA
- the snx16 gene encoding sorting nexin-16 isoform X1 — protein sequence MASPFVPVPVPLDRAGGSSKLRRPQRASSLGSVSTSSAGEDHGRGCGGLGSQRQSRCVDRGSRSRTPPPLQSPVVRARVNGTLDTSVEYSSCPRSISDPAGSQQGEERPITPTVLGYEVMEERAKFTVFKVLVKKTPDESWVVFRRYTDFSRLNDKLKEMFPGFRLSLPPKRWFKDNYDSDFLEDRQLGLQAFMQNLVAHKDIANCLAVREFLCLDDPPGPFDSLEESRAFCETLEESNYRLQKELLEKQKEIASLKRRLEEREQAILLLEKHINGECLSPESLCGLSAQGSESSADADVESSAAEADQDVPDDTGGRCEVQPVRSSACWCGPSLSTSPPVIQVTQLYHQKLEQ from the exons ATGGCATCACCATTTGTGCCTGTTCCCGTGCCCTTGGACAGAGCAGGGGGTAGCAGCAAGCTGAGACGGCCACAGCGAGCTTCATCACTAGGAAGCGTCTCCACCTCCTCAGCTGGGGAGGACCATGGAAGAGGATGTGGAGGATTAGGCTCCCAGCGCCAATCTCGCTGCGTGGACAGAGGCAGCCGGAGCAGGACACCACCACCCCTCCAGAGCCCTGTGGTACGGGCCAGGGTGAACGGGACTCTGGACACCTCTGTGGAGTACTCCAGCTGTCCCCGCTCCATATCGGATCCTGCTGGGAGCCagcaaggagaggagaggcctATTACCCCGACTGTGCTCGGGTATGAGGTCATGGAGGAGAGGGCTAAGTTCACG GTATTTAAAGTCCTGGTCAAGAAGACTCCAGATGAGAGCTGGGTTGTTTTTAGAAGGTACACAGACTTCTCCAGACTCAATGACAAG cTGAAGGAGATGTTCCCAGGCTTCCGGCTCTCGCTGCCTCCCAAGCGGTGGTTCAAAGACAACTATGACAGTGACTTCCTGGAAGACAGACAGTTGGGACTGCAGGCCTTTATGCAAAACTTGGTTGCACACAAGGACATTGCCAACTG CCTGGCAGTGAGAGAGTTTCTGTGTCTGGATGACCCACCTGGGCCTTTTGATAGTCTGGAGGAGAGCAGA GCATTCTGTGAGACTCTGGAGGAGAGCAACTATCGTCTCCAGAAGGAGCTGCTAGAGAAGCAGAAGGAGATTGCCTCTCTGAAGAGGAGACTGGAGGAGAGGGAGCAAGCCATCCTGCTACTGGAGAAACATATCAA tGGCGAGTGTCTGAGCCCAGAGTCTCTGTGCGGTCTGTCAGCTCAGGGCAGTGAGAGCAGTGCAGATGCAGATGTGGAGTCGTCTGCTGCAGAGGCTGATCAAGATGTGCCTGACGACACTGg TGGCAGGTGTGAAGTCCAACCGGTGCGATCCTCCGCCTGTTGGTGTGGGCCCTCACTCAGCACCTCGCCTCCGGTCATCCAGGTCACTCAGCTTTACCACCAGAAGCTGGAACAATAA
- the LOC125882053 gene encoding leukocyte elastase inhibitor-like isoform X1, whose amino-acid sequence METTAPSKITKANTTFLLALFKKLSNEDKTGNIFFSPFSISSALAMVMMGAGGNTATQMSKVLCFTEEQQPASEEAQPTDGRSAIQSQMQVRMQMTMQLKQCSKLPNYLRKHLKPQDDEENVHSSFAKLLTAVNKPDDAYALSTANRLYGEKTFEFKEEFLAETQKHYQAELEPVDFIKEYEAARVHINEWVEEQTKGKIKDLLVEGVLDDKTKLVLVNAIYFKGFWNQKFNKDETVDAQFRINKSDTKPVKMMSQKSEFLFTMVPDLSFKILEMRYKGEELSMFIFLPNDIEDDTTGLEKLEAQLTYEKFVEWTRSDLMRKTDVKVGLPRFKLEETYDMKNVLVSMGMVDAFDVGKSDFCGLSTATNLVLSKVVHKSFVDVNEEGTEAAAATAASVSVRSLPPTFVADHPFLFFIRHNSTNSILFAGRYCSPE is encoded by the exons ATGGAGACAACAGCCCCATCCAAGATAACCAAGGCCAACACCACCTTCCTTCTGGCTTTATTCAAAAAGCTGAGCAATGAAGACAAGACCGGGAATATCTTCTTCTCCCCGTTCAGCATCTCTTCAGCCCTGGCTATGGTGATGATGGGGGCCGGGGGCAACACGGCCACACAGATGTCCAag GTCCTCTGCTTCACTGAGGAACAGCAACCGGCGTCGGAGGAGGCACAGCCAACAGATGGGCGGTCTGCGATACAGTCGCAGATGCAGGTGCGGATGCAGATGACGATGCAGTTGAAGCAGTGCAGCAAACTGCCAAACTATCTGCGCAAG CACCTGAAACCCCAGGATGATGAAGAAAATGTCCACAGCAGTTTTGCCAAGCTGCTGACTGCCGTCAACAAGCCAGATGACGCCTATGCTCTCAGCACTGCTAACAGGCTGTATGGGGAGAAGACCTTTGAGTTTAAAGAG GAGTTCTTAGCAGAAACCCAAAAACACTACCAAGCCGAGCTGGAGCCTGTGGACTTTATAAAAGAGTATGAGGCAGCCAGGGTCCACATCAATGAGTGGGTTGAGGAGCAGACAAAAG GTAAAATCAAGGACTTGCTGGTAGAGGGCGTGTTGGACGACAAGACCAAGCTGGTACTGGTCAATGCCATCTACTTCAAAGGCTTCTGGAACCAAAAGTTCAACAAGGATGAGACTGTTGATGCTCAGTTTAGAATTAACAAG AGTGACACTAAGCCAGTGAAGATGATGAGCCAGAAAAGTGAATTCCTTTTCACCATGGTTCCTGATCTCAGTTTCAAG ATCCTAGAGATGCGCTATAAAGGAGAAGAGCTCAGCATGTTCATCTTCCTGCCCAATGACATAGAGGACGACACAACAGGCTTGGAGAAG CTGGAGGCGCAACTGACCTATGAGAAATTTGTGGAGTGGACTCGTTCAGACCTGATGCGTAAAACTGATGTTAAAGTGGGTCTGCCTCGATTCAAGCTGGAGGAGACCTACGACATGAAAAATGTCCTGGTCAGCATGGGCATGGTGGACGCATTTGATGTCGGAAAGAGTGACTTTTGTG GCCTTTCCACAGCCACCAACCTGGTACTGTCAAAAGTCGTTCACAAGAGTTTCGTGGATGTCAATGAGGAGGGaactgaggctgctgctgccactgctgcctCTGTATCAGTTCGCTCTCTTCCACCCACGTTCGTCGCAGACCAccccttcctcttcttcatccgACATAACTCGACCAACAGCATTCTCTTTGCTGGCCGATACTGCTCTCCGGAGTAA
- the LOC125882053 gene encoding leukocyte elastase inhibitor-like isoform X2: METTAPSKITKANTTFLLALFKKLSNEDKTGNIFFSPFSISSALAMVMMGAGGNTATQMSKVLCFTEEQQPASEEAQPTDGRSAIQSQMQHLKPQDDEENVHSSFAKLLTAVNKPDDAYALSTANRLYGEKTFEFKEEFLAETQKHYQAELEPVDFIKEYEAARVHINEWVEEQTKGKIKDLLVEGVLDDKTKLVLVNAIYFKGFWNQKFNKDETVDAQFRINKSDTKPVKMMSQKSEFLFTMVPDLSFKILEMRYKGEELSMFIFLPNDIEDDTTGLEKLEAQLTYEKFVEWTRSDLMRKTDVKVGLPRFKLEETYDMKNVLVSMGMVDAFDVGKSDFCGLSTATNLVLSKVVHKSFVDVNEEGTEAAAATAASVSVRSLPPTFVADHPFLFFIRHNSTNSILFAGRYCSPE, encoded by the exons ATGGAGACAACAGCCCCATCCAAGATAACCAAGGCCAACACCACCTTCCTTCTGGCTTTATTCAAAAAGCTGAGCAATGAAGACAAGACCGGGAATATCTTCTTCTCCCCGTTCAGCATCTCTTCAGCCCTGGCTATGGTGATGATGGGGGCCGGGGGCAACACGGCCACACAGATGTCCAag GTCCTCTGCTTCACTGAGGAACAGCAACCGGCGTCGGAGGAGGCACAGCCAACAGATGGGCGGTCTGCGATACAGTCGCAGATGCAG CACCTGAAACCCCAGGATGATGAAGAAAATGTCCACAGCAGTTTTGCCAAGCTGCTGACTGCCGTCAACAAGCCAGATGACGCCTATGCTCTCAGCACTGCTAACAGGCTGTATGGGGAGAAGACCTTTGAGTTTAAAGAG GAGTTCTTAGCAGAAACCCAAAAACACTACCAAGCCGAGCTGGAGCCTGTGGACTTTATAAAAGAGTATGAGGCAGCCAGGGTCCACATCAATGAGTGGGTTGAGGAGCAGACAAAAG GTAAAATCAAGGACTTGCTGGTAGAGGGCGTGTTGGACGACAAGACCAAGCTGGTACTGGTCAATGCCATCTACTTCAAAGGCTTCTGGAACCAAAAGTTCAACAAGGATGAGACTGTTGATGCTCAGTTTAGAATTAACAAG AGTGACACTAAGCCAGTGAAGATGATGAGCCAGAAAAGTGAATTCCTTTTCACCATGGTTCCTGATCTCAGTTTCAAG ATCCTAGAGATGCGCTATAAAGGAGAAGAGCTCAGCATGTTCATCTTCCTGCCCAATGACATAGAGGACGACACAACAGGCTTGGAGAAG CTGGAGGCGCAACTGACCTATGAGAAATTTGTGGAGTGGACTCGTTCAGACCTGATGCGTAAAACTGATGTTAAAGTGGGTCTGCCTCGATTCAAGCTGGAGGAGACCTACGACATGAAAAATGTCCTGGTCAGCATGGGCATGGTGGACGCATTTGATGTCGGAAAGAGTGACTTTTGTG GCCTTTCCACAGCCACCAACCTGGTACTGTCAAAAGTCGTTCACAAGAGTTTCGTGGATGTCAATGAGGAGGGaactgaggctgctgctgccactgctgcctCTGTATCAGTTCGCTCTCTTCCACCCACGTTCGTCGCAGACCAccccttcctcttcttcatccgACATAACTCGACCAACAGCATTCTCTTTGCTGGCCGATACTGCTCTCCGGAGTAA